In one Cloacibacillus porcorum genomic region, the following are encoded:
- a CDS encoding FAD-binding oxidoreductase, translated as MEQYGAITEEIYQELLAAVGPGGVIMNDSEALDNYAWDQAGRIWGHMPEAVVKPADTAQVSAVMKIASREHIPVTPRGAGSGLNGGAVPLAGGIVLSLERMNRILEIDKINRVAVVEPGVVTNDLCRAAAEEGFLYAGYPMSTETSFIGGNFATNAGGGKVIRYGNTRRHVLGAEAVLPSGEIINLGGRFRKDTWGYSLINLLAGSEGTLAVVTKLIVNLEPKPGKTVNLLACYPTLEELVESVAKVIGSGKRIISCEFMDKNLVKYTTEYLGCTLPEQDRSEGYLLIQVEGDTEAQLEDGYETVGKICLDCGAFEVFVAESRTDSAAMWNVRQNGLEGMRARDPHACASGDLMVPLSSVPEMIRRIKEISAEWNIEIGIISHIGDGNIHPIPLKPADMTPEHWARYAEEFFTALIREAIALGGVGSGEHGVGHVKQKVLMDSKSPAEIELLQGIKRAFDPYNIMNPGKMFSPLD; from the coding sequence ATGGAGCAGTACGGCGCAATAACTGAGGAAATATATCAAGAGCTGCTCGCGGCCGTCGGCCCCGGCGGCGTCATCATGAACGACTCCGAGGCCCTCGACAACTACGCCTGGGACCAGGCTGGGCGCATCTGGGGACACATGCCGGAGGCGGTCGTCAAACCGGCGGATACCGCGCAGGTATCGGCGGTTATGAAGATCGCCAGCCGTGAACATATCCCCGTAACGCCGCGCGGCGCGGGCAGCGGTCTTAACGGAGGTGCGGTGCCGCTCGCTGGCGGCATCGTCCTCTCGCTTGAGCGTATGAACAGGATACTGGAGATAGACAAGATCAACCGCGTCGCCGTCGTCGAACCGGGGGTCGTCACCAACGATCTCTGCCGCGCCGCCGCGGAGGAGGGTTTTCTCTACGCGGGATATCCAATGAGCACCGAGACGAGCTTCATCGGCGGCAACTTTGCGACGAACGCCGGAGGCGGCAAAGTCATCCGCTACGGCAACACCCGCCGCCACGTCCTCGGCGCCGAGGCCGTCCTGCCCTCCGGCGAGATAATCAATCTCGGCGGCCGTTTCCGCAAAGACACCTGGGGCTACAGCCTCATAAACCTGCTAGCCGGCAGCGAGGGGACCCTTGCCGTCGTCACCAAGCTCATCGTCAACCTGGAGCCTAAGCCGGGCAAGACGGTAAACCTGCTCGCCTGCTATCCGACGCTGGAAGAGCTCGTAGAGAGCGTCGCCAAGGTGATCGGCTCGGGCAAGCGCATCATCTCCTGCGAATTTATGGACAAAAACCTCGTCAAATACACCACCGAATACCTCGGCTGCACCCTGCCCGAACAGGACAGGAGCGAGGGCTACCTGCTGATACAGGTCGAGGGCGACACGGAGGCGCAGCTTGAAGATGGGTACGAGACCGTCGGTAAGATCTGCCTCGACTGCGGCGCCTTCGAGGTCTTCGTCGCCGAAAGCCGCACCGACTCGGCGGCGATGTGGAACGTGCGCCAGAACGGGCTGGAGGGAATGCGCGCGCGCGATCCGCACGCCTGCGCCTCGGGCGACCTCATGGTGCCGCTCTCCTCAGTGCCCGAGATGATACGCAGGATAAAAGAGATAAGCGCCGAATGGAACATCGAGATCGGCATCATCTCGCACATCGGCGACGGCAACATCCACCCGATACCGCTTAAACCGGCGGATATGACCCCCGAACACTGGGCGCGCTACGCCGAGGAATTCTTCACCGCCCTCATCCGTGAGGCGATCGCCCTCGGCGGCGTAGGCAGCGGCGAGCACGGCGTCGGCCACGTCAAGCAAAAGGTGCTGATGGACAGCAAATCACCGGCGGAGATAGAACTCCTTCAGGGCATCAAACGGGCCTTTGACCCGTACAACATCATGAACCCCGGCAAGATGTTCTCGCCGCTTGACTGA
- a CDS encoding electron transfer flavoprotein subunit alpha/FixB family protein, whose product MKNIAEVWTLAEVRGGRVHPVSRELLAWGRELADALGAPLASVVIGSNIKEQAAALAAYGADKIYVAEAPEFENFKADIEVATLADLIETYKPTILIASATTQGRTVMPMLSARLGCGLTADCTEMAIDPATKRLIQTRPAIGGNVMADIKTKGRDPQMCTVRPKSKRPLPADGSRRGEVIEFKPREDTLASLIKFIKFAPDQSVGLPLQEAEIIVAGGKGMKNAKNFARLEELARLLGGSVGASRMAVDLGWAPYSAQVGLSGKSVTPRLYLAFGISGAVQHIAGMSGAETIVAVNQDPEAPIFRVADLSVQGDAIEVLNALIEAVKKYKERH is encoded by the coding sequence ATGAAGAATATTGCAGAGGTCTGGACGCTCGCCGAAGTTCGCGGCGGCAGGGTCCACCCCGTATCGCGCGAATTGCTCGCCTGGGGACGCGAACTGGCGGACGCGCTCGGAGCGCCGCTGGCCAGCGTCGTGATCGGCAGCAACATCAAAGAGCAGGCCGCGGCGCTCGCCGCCTACGGTGCGGATAAGATATACGTCGCGGAAGCCCCGGAATTTGAAAACTTTAAGGCGGACATCGAAGTTGCAACGCTCGCCGACCTCATCGAGACATACAAACCGACGATCCTCATCGCCTCCGCGACCACCCAGGGACGCACAGTGATGCCGATGCTCAGCGCCCGCCTCGGCTGCGGGCTGACGGCGGACTGCACGGAGATGGCGATCGACCCCGCCACCAAACGGCTCATCCAGACACGGCCCGCGATCGGCGGCAACGTCATGGCCGACATCAAGACAAAGGGACGCGACCCGCAGATGTGCACCGTGCGCCCCAAGTCGAAGCGCCCCCTGCCCGCGGACGGCTCGCGCAGAGGCGAAGTGATAGAGTTCAAGCCAAGAGAAGACACCCTCGCCTCCCTTATCAAATTTATAAAATTCGCCCCCGATCAGTCGGTCGGACTGCCGCTGCAGGAGGCGGAGATCATCGTCGCGGGCGGAAAGGGCATGAAAAACGCGAAAAACTTCGCGCGGCTGGAAGAGCTCGCCCGCCTTCTCGGCGGCTCTGTCGGCGCCTCGCGCATGGCCGTGGACCTCGGCTGGGCGCCCTATTCGGCGCAGGTGGGACTCTCAGGCAAATCGGTCACCCCGCGGCTCTACCTCGCCTTCGGGATATCGGGGGCCGTACAGCATATCGCGGGAATGTCGGGCGCGGAGACGATCGTCGCCGTCAACCAGGACCCCGAGGCCCCCATCTTCCGCGTCGCGGACCTCAGCGTCCAGGGCGACGCGATAGAGGTGCTGAACGCCCTTATCGAGGCCGTCAAAAAATATAAGGAACGTCATTGA
- a CDS encoding electron transfer flavoprotein subunit beta/FixA family protein, which yields MQIAVLVKQVPAVDTVKIDETTGTMIRDGVEAELNPLDLHAVEAAVRIKESRPGVEITAVTMGPAAAQKAVKYAIAMGCDRGLLLSDRKFGGADTLATARTLSRALLKAGPFDLLFAGERATDGETGQVGPACAELMGISVLSYVSAIEEISDEKIRVVRAVEGGHETVESPLPAMVIPVKEMNIPRLCTLGGKLRAKAAEVPLETAEALSMDAAETGLTGSATQVVNVTYPKVTRQGRKIIAADGIGTAIEEIMNLLEEKNCLEETGGDTK from the coding sequence TTGCAAATTGCAGTGCTGGTAAAACAGGTGCCCGCTGTGGACACGGTGAAAATAGACGAAACGACGGGCACGATGATACGCGACGGCGTCGAGGCCGAGCTCAATCCGCTCGACCTGCACGCGGTCGAGGCGGCGGTCAGGATCAAAGAATCCAGGCCGGGAGTTGAGATAACGGCGGTGACCATGGGACCGGCGGCGGCACAGAAGGCCGTCAAATACGCCATCGCGATGGGCTGCGACAGGGGACTGCTGCTCTCCGACAGAAAATTCGGCGGCGCGGACACCCTCGCCACGGCCCGCACCCTCTCCCGGGCGCTGCTAAAGGCGGGCCCCTTCGACCTCCTCTTCGCGGGCGAGCGCGCGACCGACGGCGAAACAGGACAGGTCGGCCCGGCCTGCGCGGAATTGATGGGGATCAGCGTCCTCTCATACGTCAGCGCAATCGAGGAGATCAGCGATGAAAAGATCCGCGTCGTGCGCGCCGTAGAGGGCGGCCACGAGACGGTCGAATCGCCGCTGCCCGCGATGGTCATACCCGTAAAAGAGATGAACATCCCGCGCCTCTGCACTCTGGGCGGCAAACTCCGCGCCAAGGCGGCCGAAGTACCGCTGGAGACGGCGGAGGCCCTTTCGATGGATGCGGCGGAGACGGGGCTCACCGGCTCCGCGACCCAGGTCGTCAACGTCACATATCCGAAGGTGACGCGCCAGGGACGCAAGATAATCGCCGCCGACGGCATCGGTACCGCGATAGAAGAAATCATGAATCTGCTGGAAGAAAAGAACTGTCTGGAAGAGACGGGAGGCGATACGAAATGA
- the nrdR gene encoding transcriptional regulator NrdR has translation MRCPVCGAPETRVIETRSSDEGRVNRRRRECPECQSRFTTYERLEEKSYLWVVKKDGRRESFDRDKLIRGFQHACEKLPVALETIEAAAARIEERVRASGQGEISTTVLGEMAAEELRGINKVAYVRFASVYREFTDISSFTNEISRLLDDKEAHRNG, from the coding sequence ATGAGATGTCCCGTTTGCGGTGCCCCTGAGACAAGAGTGATAGAGACACGCAGTTCCGACGAGGGGCGCGTCAACCGCAGACGGCGGGAATGTCCCGAATGCCAGAGCCGCTTCACGACGTACGAGCGGCTGGAGGAAAAAAGTTACCTCTGGGTTGTTAAGAAGGACGGCAGACGGGAATCATTTGACAGGGATAAACTCATCCGCGGCTTTCAGCACGCCTGCGAGAAATTGCCGGTGGCGCTGGAGACTATCGAGGCCGCGGCCGCGCGCATCGAGGAGCGTGTACGCGCCTCGGGGCAGGGTGAGATATCGACGACGGTGCTTGGAGAGATGGCGGCGGAAGAGCTGCGCGGGATAAACAAGGTCGCCTATGTGCGATTCGCTTCGGTTTATAGGGAATTTACGGATATATCGAGCTTCACGAACGAGATATCGAGGCTTTTGGACGACAAGGAGGCACACCGCAATGGCTGA
- the nrdD gene encoding anaerobic ribonucleoside-triphosphate reductase, with protein MADELINNFGRQGHLFENPGESTDLALMVDALAQEERSPWDASRIRDALIIEAGTDPATAEGIALEVEDDLLKYGRSNVTTSIIREMVNVKLFQRGLGAKLADHSRIGLPVHDLETMMFNKNKENSNTSHNPESINLSIAEMVLKEYALTKVFTKDVADAHLSGDIHLHDLGMVNRPYCSGQSVAYTARYGLNIPSITSVSNPAKHADVLLAHMLKMTSVLQNHFAGAIGWDAVNMYFAPYTVGWDYDRYLQLAQQLIFEFNQLAGGRGGQVAFTDVNLYYEIPNHFRDVPAIGPGGKFTGKTYAEYDKESKMFLKALFDVYMRGDSRGQPFFFPKPLLHITDYFFKEEGWEECLDHACRLSSEKGNTYYVFDRGGVAKLSECCRLSFELTPEDLNEAKHPWKMRYCALQNVTLNLPRAAYKANGDDEMLFDIIDAEMELAAKAHLQKRAFIKNILDLGEKGPLAALCVSHDDEPYLRMRKASHLIGILGLNEMVQAMTGAQLHESEEAETLGRAVIQYMDLKCQQLSERYGLKIVLEQTPAESTALRFAKLDLRAYPDVAKKYIKGCFDTGEIYYTNSTHLNYKLVQDPIDKVTREGELHPMIKAGAITHVWMGEHKPDPKALASFVMKTFKHTENAQVAFSPEFTICNECSHMERGLSDHCELCGSEDVDGITRVTGYFTRTSSWNAGKRGELKDRARRPVEMPA; from the coding sequence ATGGCTGATGAACTTATTAATAATTTTGGCAGGCAGGGACATCTGTTTGAAAATCCGGGAGAATCTACGGACCTGGCCCTGATGGTCGACGCGCTCGCGCAGGAGGAACGCTCCCCCTGGGACGCGAGCAGGATTCGCGACGCGCTTATCATAGAGGCGGGAACCGACCCCGCCACCGCGGAAGGTATCGCCCTCGAGGTGGAGGACGATCTTCTTAAATACGGGCGTTCAAATGTGACGACCTCGATCATCCGCGAGATGGTCAACGTTAAACTTTTCCAGCGCGGACTTGGCGCGAAGCTGGCGGACCATTCGCGTATCGGCCTTCCCGTCCACGACCTCGAAACGATGATGTTCAATAAAAATAAGGAGAACAGCAATACAAGCCATAACCCCGAATCGATCAACCTGTCGATCGCGGAGATGGTGCTCAAGGAGTACGCGCTGACGAAGGTCTTCACCAAAGACGTCGCCGACGCGCACCTTAGTGGCGACATCCACCTTCACGACCTCGGCATGGTGAACCGCCCCTACTGTTCCGGGCAGAGCGTAGCCTACACGGCGCGCTACGGCCTAAACATCCCATCGATAACGAGCGTCTCTAACCCTGCGAAGCACGCCGACGTCCTCCTCGCGCATATGCTGAAGATGACCTCCGTGCTGCAGAACCATTTCGCCGGCGCCATTGGCTGGGACGCGGTGAATATGTACTTCGCCCCCTATACGGTCGGCTGGGACTACGACAGGTACCTCCAGCTCGCGCAGCAGCTGATCTTCGAGTTCAACCAGCTTGCCGGCGGCAGGGGCGGCCAGGTGGCCTTCACCGACGTGAACCTCTATTACGAGATACCGAACCACTTCCGCGACGTTCCCGCGATCGGGCCGGGCGGCAAGTTCACCGGCAAAACCTACGCCGAATATGACAAGGAGTCGAAGATGTTCCTCAAGGCGCTCTTCGACGTCTACATGAGGGGCGACAGCCGCGGGCAGCCGTTCTTCTTCCCGAAGCCGCTGCTCCACATTACCGATTACTTCTTTAAGGAAGAGGGCTGGGAGGAGTGTCTTGACCACGCCTGCCGCCTCTCCTCCGAGAAGGGCAACACCTATTATGTCTTCGACCGCGGCGGGGTGGCGAAGCTCTCTGAATGCTGCCGCCTCTCCTTCGAGCTTACGCCGGAGGACCTCAACGAGGCGAAGCATCCCTGGAAGATGCGCTACTGCGCCCTTCAGAACGTCACGCTGAATCTGCCGCGCGCCGCCTATAAGGCCAACGGCGACGACGAGATGCTATTCGATATCATCGACGCGGAGATGGAGCTCGCCGCCAAGGCGCACCTCCAGAAGCGCGCCTTTATAAAGAATATCCTTGACCTCGGGGAGAAGGGGCCGCTCGCCGCGCTCTGCGTCTCGCACGACGACGAACCATATCTGCGCATGCGTAAGGCGAGCCACCTTATCGGCATCCTCGGCCTTAACGAGATGGTGCAGGCGATGACGGGGGCGCAGCTTCACGAGAGCGAAGAGGCGGAGACCCTCGGGCGCGCCGTCATTCAGTATATGGACCTCAAGTGTCAGCAGCTCTCCGAGCGTTACGGCCTCAAGATCGTGCTCGAGCAGACGCCGGCCGAGAGTACGGCGCTGCGTTTCGCGAAGCTCGACCTGCGGGCCTATCCGGACGTCGCGAAGAAGTACATCAAGGGGTGCTTCGACACCGGCGAGATATACTACACGAACAGCACGCATCTCAACTACAAGCTTGTGCAGGACCCCATCGACAAGGTGACGCGCGAGGGCGAGCTTCATCCGATGATCAAGGCGGGAGCTATCACGCACGTCTGGATGGGCGAGCACAAGCCGGACCCGAAGGCGCTGGCCTCCTTCGTGATGAAGACCTTCAAGCATACGGAAAACGCGCAGGTGGCATTCAGCCCCGAGTTTACGATCTGCAACGAGTGCAGCCACATGGAGCGCGGCCTTTCAGACCACTGCGAACTCTGCGGCTCCGAGGATGTCGACGGCATTACGCGCGTTACTGGATATTTCACACGCACCTCTTCGTGGAACGCCGGAAAGCGCGGCGAACTTAAAGACCGCGCGCGCCGCCCCGTTGAAATGCCCGCGTAA
- a CDS encoding anaerobic ribonucleoside-triphosphate reductase activating protein — MEQIEEMRAGGYLPASFLDWEGHVAAVIFTCGCNFRCPWCHNGELVTAGGGELSVKKIIADIKRRAKFLDGVVVSGGEPTLWPGLRPLLAELKELGLAVKLDTNGTNPEQLRALIDEGLVEHVAMDIKAPLDAISYARLTAVPVDIAKIHDSVRIVKERARSYEFRTTFVPALHCPEDLPAIREQLNDDAHWVVQCFKPTGCLDGRFLSYTAANPAELERLFPGISIRG, encoded by the coding sequence ATGGAACAAATAGAAGAGATGAGGGCGGGGGGATATCTCCCCGCCTCTTTTTTAGACTGGGAGGGCCATGTCGCGGCGGTGATCTTCACCTGCGGCTGCAATTTCCGCTGTCCCTGGTGCCACAACGGCGAACTGGTGACGGCGGGCGGGGGCGAGCTGTCGGTGAAAAAGATTATCGCCGACATAAAACGGCGTGCAAAATTCCTCGACGGCGTCGTTGTCAGTGGAGGCGAGCCGACGCTCTGGCCCGGGCTGCGTCCGCTTCTGGCAGAGCTTAAGGAGCTGGGGCTCGCCGTCAAACTTGATACGAACGGTACAAACCCGGAGCAGCTGCGGGCCCTTATCGACGAGGGTCTCGTGGAGCATGTCGCGATGGATATAAAGGCGCCGCTAGATGCCATATCGTACGCGCGGCTCACGGCGGTGCCGGTGGATATCGCGAAGATACATGACTCGGTGCGGATCGTCAAGGAGCGCGCCCGCTCCTACGAGTTCCGCACCACCTTTGTGCCCGCGCTTCACTGTCCGGAAGATCTGCCCGCGATACGCGAACAGCTAAACGACGACGCTCATTGGGTGGTGCAGTGCTTTAAACCCACCGGCTGTCTTGACGGAAGGTTTCTATCATATACCGCCGCCAATCCGGCTGAGTTGGAGAGATTGTTTCCTGGTATAAGCATTCGCGGCTAA
- a CDS encoding amidohydrolase, producing the protein MMEKTELKKLLCDAVDSVRCEVGAFAEDIAAHPELGFFERRTSRKLSEALSGLGLDVKEGLALTGLRADLDGGAPGPCVALIGELDGIVCRQHPQADPEDGASHSCGHNLQISAVYAAAAALVKSGLMKELAGSVSLIGVPAEEFIEVGRRTEMRERGEIVYYGGKQELVRLGVFDDVDMAMMVHAGDNQPKPSFVIPEGGNGFRIFMLRYEGRQAHAAAAPHLGVNALYAAVAGINAVNALRETFRDEDHIRVHYIITKGGDSVNSVPDDVRLEGYVRAGNADKIDETFDKVIRAFRAGGEALGAKCHVRSIAGYMPLDTSKELNGIFAENADSLVGADNVTRGAYFSASTDLGDLAHLLPAIQPMAGGTVGALHSKDFKAVDFDAAVLLPAKAMLMTAADLLFDGAKLAKKVSGNFKPVYTKEEYLAVLNRKFFSE; encoded by the coding sequence ATGATGGAAAAAACAGAATTGAAAAAATTGCTTTGTGACGCCGTAGACTCCGTAAGATGCGAAGTCGGGGCATTTGCGGAAGATATCGCGGCGCACCCCGAGCTGGGCTTTTTTGAGAGGCGTACGTCACGGAAGCTGAGCGAAGCGCTGAGTGGACTGGGGCTTGATGTGAAAGAGGGATTGGCTCTCACCGGGCTGCGCGCTGATCTTGACGGAGGCGCTCCGGGGCCGTGCGTGGCTCTGATCGGCGAGCTGGACGGTATCGTCTGCCGCCAGCATCCACAGGCTGATCCTGAGGATGGGGCCTCCCACAGCTGCGGCCATAATTTGCAGATATCCGCGGTCTACGCGGCGGCGGCGGCGCTGGTGAAGAGCGGGCTGATGAAGGAGCTCGCCGGTTCCGTCTCCCTTATCGGAGTTCCGGCGGAAGAATTTATCGAAGTCGGGCGGCGCACTGAGATGCGCGAGCGTGGTGAGATCGTCTACTACGGAGGCAAACAGGAGCTCGTGCGGCTTGGGGTCTTTGACGACGTGGACATGGCGATGATGGTTCACGCCGGGGACAACCAGCCGAAACCCTCGTTCGTAATACCGGAGGGAGGCAACGGCTTCCGTATCTTCATGCTGCGCTACGAGGGACGGCAGGCGCACGCGGCGGCGGCTCCGCATCTTGGCGTGAATGCGCTGTACGCGGCCGTCGCGGGCATAAACGCCGTTAACGCTTTGCGTGAGACCTTCCGTGACGAGGATCATATCCGCGTTCACTACATCATCACGAAGGGCGGCGATTCAGTGAACAGCGTGCCGGACGACGTCCGTCTCGAAGGATATGTCCGCGCGGGCAATGCGGACAAAATAGACGAGACCTTCGACAAAGTCATTCGCGCCTTTAGGGCGGGCGGCGAAGCGCTCGGCGCTAAGTGCCACGTTAGGAGCATCGCCGGATATATGCCCCTTGATACCTCCAAAGAGCTGAACGGGATATTCGCGGAAAACGCAGACTCCCTTGTTGGCGCGGACAACGTCACCCGCGGAGCCTATTTCTCTGCCTCAACTGACTTGGGAGATCTGGCCCATCTGCTGCCGGCGATACAGCCGATGGCGGGAGGAACCGTGGGCGCACTGCACTCAAAGGACTTCAAAGCCGTTGATTTTGACGCGGCAGTCCTGCTCCCGGCCAAGGCCATGCTCATGACCGCGGCAGACCTTTTATTCGACGGCGCGAAGCTGGCGAAGAAGGTCTCAGGGAACTTCAAACCCGTCTATACAAAGGAAGAGTACCTTGCGGTGCTGAACCGCAAATTCTTTTCCGAGTAA
- a CDS encoding DUF3100 domain-containing protein has protein sequence MDIVDKAIRNWKLHGLALLFVIIAELIGAKKYQLGPGLIVLVPLLYSFALGALCGIKKLNILSRDDMVEASSLVGVTFFLLMARYGTLVGPNFWKVVETGPALVLQEFGNIGTVFFGVPLAVFLGLRREAIGAAFSNAREPNIAIIGEKYGLDTPEGRGVMGVYITGTIFGAVFCSLLSSMIASTVSFFSPQALAMATGTGSAGMMTAALAPLLEMYPDIKDELTALAAASNMLSGLDGVYLCVFLSLPLSNWLVKKLGVNDPPSVPPEKKSNA, from the coding sequence ATGGATATTGTCGATAAGGCAATACGTAACTGGAAGCTCCATGGGCTGGCGTTGCTCTTTGTGATCATCGCCGAACTCATAGGGGCGAAAAAGTATCAGCTTGGCCCTGGGCTCATCGTTCTTGTTCCTCTGCTTTATTCTTTTGCCCTGGGTGCGCTGTGCGGAATCAAAAAGCTTAATATCCTCTCCCGCGACGACATGGTCGAAGCCTCTTCGCTTGTCGGTGTGACCTTCTTTCTGCTGATGGCGCGCTACGGCACGCTTGTCGGACCGAACTTTTGGAAGGTTGTGGAGACCGGCCCTGCCCTTGTCCTACAGGAATTCGGCAACATCGGGACCGTATTCTTCGGAGTTCCGCTCGCGGTTTTCCTTGGCCTTCGGCGCGAGGCGATCGGTGCGGCCTTTTCTAACGCACGCGAGCCGAATATCGCCATCATCGGGGAAAAATACGGTCTTGACACTCCCGAAGGGCGCGGCGTCATGGGCGTCTATATCACGGGAACGATCTTCGGCGCGGTATTTTGCAGCCTTCTCTCTTCTATGATTGCTTCGACCGTATCCTTCTTCAGCCCCCAGGCGCTGGCGATGGCGACGGGAACCGGGAGCGCCGGCATGATGACCGCCGCCCTCGCCCCTCTTCTTGAAATGTACCCCGATATCAAGGACGAGCTCACGGCCCTCGCGGCGGCAAGTAATATGCTTTCGGGTCTTGACGGCGTTTATCTGTGCGTATTCCTGAGCCTGCCGCTGTCAAACTGGCTGGTCAAAAAACTCGGCGTCAACGACCCGCCCAGCGTGCCGCCGGAAAAAAAGTCGAATGCGTAA
- a CDS encoding DUF340 domain-containing protein → MKYRQMVSFLLIYGFLSLVGNMIAARAYQGGAGSAVLAMIEALPGFFSLFAIIAGGVIIAHFMPWKGLPAVAYIVTLGCLVTVPGFPGAEQITAWVSKVSFIGLCTPILAYAGLAVGKDFGELKKQGWKIVVVGLFVFVGTFVGSAVIAEIILRMMH, encoded by the coding sequence ATGAAATATCGTCAGATGGTGTCATTCCTATTGATCTACGGCTTCCTGTCGCTTGTCGGCAACATGATCGCCGCACGAGCCTATCAGGGCGGAGCCGGTTCGGCGGTCTTGGCTATGATCGAGGCGCTGCCTGGATTTTTCTCGCTGTTCGCGATCATCGCGGGCGGCGTGATCATCGCCCATTTCATGCCATGGAAGGGGCTTCCGGCCGTCGCCTACATCGTCACTCTGGGATGCCTGGTCACTGTTCCCGGCTTCCCCGGCGCGGAGCAGATAACCGCCTGGGTCTCTAAAGTCAGCTTCATTGGCCTCTGTACGCCGATACTTGCCTATGCCGGACTCGCGGTTGGCAAAGACTTCGGAGAGCTCAAGAAACAAGGCTGGAAGATTGTCGTCGTCGGGTTATTCGTCTTTGTCGGGACTTTCGTCGGTTCGGCTGTCATCGCCGAAATCATCCTGCGCATGATGCACTAA
- a CDS encoding ABC transporter substrate-binding protein — protein sequence MKLTKKLAVAFSLVLVTAGMAMAAETVKIGVYLPITGGNAIGGQLELDGVKLAHQQYPTVDGKKIELVVVDNKSDKVESANAVKRLIEKDKVRAIIGTYGSSLAMAGGEVAEKAGIPMVGTSCTNPLVTQGKKYVFRVCFIDPFQGAGAADYALKELKAKSAAMLIEVTEDYSVGLGNFFKQNFTKNGGKIVSVMNYQKGDQDFTAQLTEIISKNPDVLYIPANFAEGAIIMRQARELGAKFSILGGDAMDNPEMVKIGGESVEGFSYTSFAYSPNMPEKLMSPIQKQFTAQWRKAFPGKDPAALTGCGYDAYLLIYNAIKNAKSTDPEKITAAIASTKDMPGVTGTTTINKTHDAEKSVGIIKIENGRQVFHAIVNPK from the coding sequence ATGAAGTTAACCAAGAAATTGGCAGTGGCTTTTTCATTGGTGCTCGTCACGGCAGGAATGGCGATGGCGGCGGAGACGGTGAAGATCGGCGTTTATCTTCCCATTACCGGCGGAAACGCCATCGGCGGACAGCTTGAACTCGACGGAGTCAAGCTCGCGCATCAGCAGTACCCGACGGTGGACGGCAAGAAGATCGAACTCGTCGTCGTTGACAACAAGAGCGATAAGGTTGAATCGGCGAACGCAGTCAAGCGCCTCATTGAGAAGGACAAGGTGCGTGCGATAATCGGAACCTACGGATCGTCCCTCGCGATGGCCGGCGGCGAAGTGGCGGAGAAGGCCGGCATCCCGATGGTCGGTACCTCATGCACGAACCCGCTCGTAACGCAGGGGAAAAAATATGTCTTCCGCGTCTGCTTTATCGACCCCTTCCAGGGCGCGGGCGCCGCTGACTACGCGCTCAAGGAGCTGAAGGCGAAGAGCGCCGCGATGCTCATCGAGGTTACCGAGGACTACAGCGTCGGACTCGGCAACTTCTTCAAACAGAACTTTACGAAGAACGGCGGCAAGATCGTCTCCGTGATGAACTACCAGAAGGGCGACCAGGACTTCACCGCGCAGCTGACGGAGATCATCAGCAAAAATCCCGACGTGCTTTACATCCCCGCTAACTTCGCGGAGGGCGCGATCATCATGCGCCAGGCGCGCGAACTCGGCGCTAAGTTCAGCATCCTTGGCGGCGACGCGATGGACAACCCCGAAATGGTCAAGATCGGCGGAGAATCTGTCGAAGGTTTCAGCTACACGTCCTTCGCCTATTCGCCCAACATGCCCGAGAAGCTCATGAGCCCCATTCAGAAGCAGTTCACGGCGCAGTGGCGCAAAGCCTTCCCCGGCAAAGATCCCGCGGCTCTCACCGGATGCGGCTATGACGCCTATCTGCTCATCTACAACGCGATTAAAAACGCTAAGAGCACCGATCCCGAAAAGATCACGGCCGCCATCGCCTCCACGAAGGATATGCCCGGCGTAACGGGAACGACGACGATCAACAAGACGCACGACGCCGAAAAATCGGTCGGTATCATCAAGATCGAAAATGGCAGGCAGGTCTTCCACGCGATCGTCAACCCCAAGTAA